Part of the Papio anubis isolate 15944 chromosome 6, Panubis1.0, whole genome shotgun sequence genome, ATTTCTATTAGAATTGCATTTAATCCATAGGCTAATTTGGGTAGAACTGACATCATAACACAATCTTGAGTCTTCCAAACCAGAAAAATGGTACATCTCACCATTTAGTCtggtcctctttaatttcttgaaGGAATGCTAtgagattttcattttacagattcttcatatatttcattaaatatacccctaaatatttactattttttatgttattataaatttattacatttctttcttttctttctttttttttttttttttttgagatggagtcttgctctgtcgcccaggctaaagtgcagtcgtctgatctcagctcactgcaacctctgcctcccagttcaagtgattctcctgcctcagcctccggagtagctggaattacaggcacccgccactgcacctggctaatttttgtattttttttaagtagagactgggttttgccatcttggccaggctggtctcgaactcctgaccttgtgatccacccgcctcggtctcccaaagtgctggaattacaggtatgagctgccaCGCCTAGCCTTAAATTTCATTGTTTAATTGTTTATGTCTAGTATATAGAACTAGAACTCACCTGTGTATACCTTATATCCTGAAACATTGTTAAATTCACTTTAATTCCAGTAGCTTTTTTGTAGTTCCCTAGACTTTTCTATATATACTCATTCATGATTATGTTGTCTGtgaataaagatagttttacaTCTTCTTCCCCAATTTACATgctttttacatataaatataatattttaattgattttttttgccTTATTACACTGAGCATTATCAAtagtacagtgttgaatagaagtagtcaGAATGAACatccttgtttttttcctgatctcAGTGAGAAAGtgttcagtttttcactattaagtgtgatgttagctgcAGATTTCTCAAGGATGACCTTCATGAAGGAAATTCCTTCCTAATTCTACCTTGCtgagaagtttgttttttttgttttttggttttttttgtactgtttttaATGTGTAAGGAGTTACACTTTGTGGAAGGCTTTttctctattgagatgatcatatgcttttaaaaatattttgttaatttaatgaattatgtcattttcttcttttgacttaaTTTAGGTCTCATTTGTTCTTTTCCTAATCTTTTAAAGAGAAAGTTTAAGATAATTGAAGtaaaccttttctcttttctattacaaacatttaaagctataaaattcCTTCTAAGAATTAATTAAGCTGCATCCCACAAAGTTAGATGTTTTCATTATCACTCagttaaaaatactttctaatttatcTCGTGATTTCTTCTTAGATCCATAGGTTTAGGAATGACTTGTTGatttccaaataagatatattttgtcatacatttctaatttaattccattcttATCCAAGAATATATTATGTATGATGTCAATTCTAAATTTGAGACCTACTTTGTGGTCCTGTATATGGTCTCTCTTGGGTGACTGTTTTATGTATACTTGAAAACACTGTGTCTTCTGCTGTGGCTATGTGTCATAGGATAagtataaatgtcaattaggtcaaattGGTTACTGTTGCTCAACTCTTctatatctttactgattttcctGCTGTGTATTCTATCAGTTACTAAGAGAGGAGTGATAAAATCTCCAAATATAATTGTGAATCTGTCTACTTCTCCTTCcagttttgtcagtttttgtttcacaTTCTTAGAAGCTGTTACTAGGCATATAAACATTTAAACCTGAAAGGTCTTCTTGATGTATTTATCTTTTGAATCATTATCTGTTAATACTTGCCCTGCAGTTAACTTTGTGCTATATTAATACAGTCATTCCAGTTTTATGATTATTGTCTGCATGTATATCTTTTCCCATGCTCTTAACTTACTTGTGTCTTTATATCAATGTGTTTTTCTTACGGAAAACttatagttgggtcttgctttACTATTCAGTTTgacaatttctgtcttttatctGGAGTCTGTAGGCCATTAATATGCAATTATGCATATGGTTACGTTTAAGTCTACCATCTTGTTATTTGTCTTTATCCTACCTGCTCTTTGTGCCTTTTTCCCCCTTTGGATTGAacttttttacaattttatctcTACTCCATGTATTGTCTTATTAACTAAATTGCAGTATTTTTTAGTGGTTACTCTAGAGCTTACAATAGACATCTTTACCATACAATAGTCTACCTTTAAATGACACTATACCTATTCATGTATAATGTAAGAACCTTACAATATATGTCCATTTTCCTCACTCAACCTTGTGCTATTGTTGTCATACATTTCACTTCCATGTTATAACACCCATTATATGCTattatttatgctttaaaaagtaaGTCATAACCCATAACTGATATTATCCTCAATGGAaaacacaagacaaggatgtctacttTGGcaactcctattcaatatagtactaaAAGTTCTAGCCAGAGGATTTaggtttgaaaaagaaataaaagacatatcaATTGGGAAgggagaagtaaaattatctctgtttcaGGTGACATAATCTTATTGTAGAAAATCCTATAGATCCCACAAAAACACtatcataaataatattataaatgaattcagcacaAGTTataggatacaaagtcaacatacaatgATCTGTTACATTTTCATACACTaaaaatgaacaatctgaaaagaaagttaaaaactcCATTTATAATAatgtcaaaatgaataaaatacttagaaataaatttaaccaatgaGGTGAAAGACTTGTCCATTGAAAACTACAATattttgctaaaagaaattaaagaagatgtaaataatagaaagacatcccatgttcatggattggaaaacttaatattattaagatgacaATACTACCCAAAACATTCTATATATTCAATTCAATCCCTAACAaaatttcattataatatttttccagaaacagaacaaaaatcctaaaattcatatggaatctcaaaggaccttaaatagcaaaaacaatcttGAGTGTATTTTGCAGAACTCAAACTTCCTTGTGTCAAAATTACTAGaatgctacagtaatcaaaacattttggtactggcataaagacagacatctagaccaatggaatagaacagagagcccagaaataaatcctcaaaCATATGATTGAGTGACTTTTGATAATGGTGCCAAAATTATTCAATGGGGAAGaaaagtctttttaacaaatggtgctgagataactggatagccacatgcaaaaaatgatgttggaaacttatatcacacacaaaaatagacttaaaatagattttaaaaaatctaaacataagagctaaaaccaaaagaagaaagcatGGGCAAGCTTCATGATGTAGATTTGGTGATTAATTTCTGGATATGACATCAaaatcacaggcaacaaaagaaaaaacagatacattggacatcatcaaaacaaaaaacttttgtGTATTAAAGGCCATtatcaagagagagagaaaaaacagtcCACAGAAttggagacaatatttgcaagtCAAATATTGTATCTGATGAGATTAATGTTGATATATTAATAatcttatattaatatttatgttaatCTCATTGAGATTCTAGCCCTAACTTCCAGTTTACAGAAAGATGAGATAGAGGAAAAAGTTTACCAATATGACTAAATAAGTGGAGAAATACAGAACATGAGACGTTGTAAAAGATAAATAGCCTGGTAGGGATGTTGTTCAAGATTTAATAAAGACTGAAGAGATAACAAAAGGTAATATGTAAACTGTGATTGGATCCTGGATTGTGGCTGAATATGGGTGAGAAGAGAGCTTTAAAACACATTCTTAAAGTAATTGggaaaacatattaatatatatcaagTGTGATAATAGTATTGAGATTATGCAGGAAAATGAACTTAAGAGATACACACTAAAATAGCTAAAGATAAAGTATTGATGTTGCTTGGAACTTACTTTTAAATAGTTTTgccaaagataaaaaagagaaagggagaaattatGGCAACAACGTCAACAATTGCCAAGTTTCAGTGGAGGGCATGTGTActattccttcctcttttctacagatttttaaattttcaaataaaatgtttccagtaaaaaaaaaagctgtcgaCCACTAAATTGTACAGCTTCAAATTgttaaaatgctaaatttcatGTTTTGGGAATTTtacccaggaaaagaaaaagagctgtGGGTATCTGACACGACGGAGCTGTTGCAGAGTTGGTTAGCTTGCTCTGCATAGCTCCATGCCTATCAGCTAAGAGGTGTCTGGTGTCCCTTGGAGTTATGTAATACTACAGCACAGCTACACTGGTGTTCCCATGTTGAGACGGAATCTTTATGCAGAACTGAAAACAATAGGATAAGTTtacttttatataattaataaaattacttCTATGTAATTGTTATTGTCAATTTCAGAGTGCATAGAGGGCATGATGATTTGGTCAAAAGTCAAGCATAGCCTCAAAAGCAACCCAAAATGTCCACACACCTGGGTTCAAGGATggagggggtggaggtgggaggggtcGGCCTTCTTTAATGGCTAGTGTACACTGCTTTGCTGATCGGATTGTGTTAATAAAGTCTTCATGTTGTTGTCTCCAGTTAGACTTCCTCACAGGTGGagactgtaaaaaataaaaccaacaaataATACCCTAGACTATATACCTCTCCATTACAATTTTGTTTAAAGCTGGAATTTGAATTCACAGGAAACAGAACTGTGAAAATTGGAGAAAAGGAgagtttctttttcaaaagtaCTCCTTAAAGAGGTTTGGAAAATACAGTAATATAATTTGCAGGCCACAATAGTGagggaaaacacaaaagaaaattcagaaaaataaagaaactataaaactttaaagaaagacaaatataagaTTAAAAGTGACTTTCTTCTCAAGTTAATTGCTAGATTTAAAGCCACTCTAACGAAAACATAAACAAGATTATTTTTTGCTACATCTGGAAAATATCTGAAGTATATTTGGAAATCTAAGTGAGCaagattataaagaaaacagtaaagGTGGATTACAGTTACATTACTGCATTATCAAGCAAAAATGAAACCAGAAGTCCCAGAAATAGGCCTTAGAGTCCCACAGAATGTAATAACAAACAATAAAGAAGATATCAGGAGTACCTTGGATTGTGGAGTCTTCTTCACAGTAGGAATGTCGGTGCACTGTAATCTTTGCTTCAAAGAATTGAAAGGTTTACGCTTTCTGTTGAAGAGTTTTTTACATATTGGTCCATGCCTTTCCTAGAAAATGAAGGGTAGGGATTGGAATTTCTAAAGTGCACAATCAGTTTTTAATGCCTAGGCATTCCTAAACAGCCCCTACTCCAGGGACGATGTTTGCTCCTCAGAGCCTACTTCATTCTCTAACAGGTCACAGCAGAGCGAATCCATCTGACTCTTCTCATCCATGTTACATATAACTAGATACTGTGTTTGAGCAAAGACAATAAAATGCCTTTATAGCTAAAAGACTTACTTCAAATTTGGGTTCATATATTTAACTCAAATGTGGGCAGTATACTTTTTACTCCAACCAGTAATCCTTCAAGTATTCAACATTTCTGATACAAAAACTGAGAAGCTAACACGCAGAGCTTTGCCTGTGTACCATCTGTATAAAGTATGCTACTGTACCACTATTGGACCTTTGCCCTCTCCCTTGGTGGATGTGTGACACGTAATAGTTGTCATTGACACAGTAGCTTTGTAAGACCCCACAAAATACAAGCTCTATAAAAATCACTGCACTGGCTAAGAACAAGCCATGCATTTTAAgctaaaggagagagaaagatcaAATCATTTGATCAATGCCCTCCATAGCTTAGAAATAGGCTTAGAAAATGAAACTCAAAAGTATCCAAGATGTACTTGACATTTAGAGTTCCCTCTGCAAATGGAACCTCCCAGGTCTCAAACTGATTCTCGGCCGGGGGTGTGGCTCCAGGCTGGCAAAGGCAGTGACACACACTGGTGGGCTACAGGGCCACAACCAGCTCCCCAAGCTCTCCCTCTAGTTTCAGGAAGCTCTAACCACAGTTAACTGAAAgacagctgttttattttttaaattccccagaaaaataaaacctacaaCCTCATTTTATAGTCTTTTGTCCCAAACGTAGTCAGGCTTACAGTTCACATCCTTTAAGTTCCAGATAAGTCTCCTCTATCTAAAATGTCCCAACTTACAGCTGTATTATcatcttagattttctttttgaaaaaaatcatctttcttGGGAACCCCTTTATAATATTGGGGCATGTCATCTATTTGATTccctaattttgaaataaatcaagCTTTTATTCAACTTTATAGTCATCAATCAGGGGACTTGACATGTCATTAGCTTGAATCTGGACAACAATTAGATCTGGGAACAGGCCTTACATCCACGTATCATTTTGTTCAAATGgtataaaaaccctgaaattgGAAGGTTCTGTATACGTGGCAAAGCAGAAAACAGGAAGGTTAAAGGACTTGTCAGGATTAGTGACAAATTTGCAGCTAAAAGCCAAGTTTCCAGATGTCTAAAATTCAATGCTCATTCCTCTTGACTAGCTAATTTCCCTGGTGCTTTGGccttgaaatttgaatttttgatgCTTAAAGAAAAGGCGGAAGAGCCAAAACCTCTTGAGGGATCACTGACGATGCCAAGAGACTTCCATCTGGCATCATTTCAGGAGGACCATGTTCAACAGGGTCGCTTTTGAGTGAGGCAGCATCAATCTGCCTCAGTGTTCTCTGGGCCCACCAGCCATAGGTTATGTACTTCTCCTCTTCCCTTGCTTCCCCTCCACATCTGTCTTTAATCTTTGCACTGCCGCCTCCTCATTGACTTGACAGTTCATTTAAGTCCAATGAAACACATCTACAAAACGTCTTTATGTTTACCAGAACATCTGCTGCAAAGCGTCTTCCACAGACTTCACAGGGAAATAACTCCTGATTGCCATCTGTGTAAAATTCAAGAGCACATTATGTTAGTTTCATGGAATTGCCTGGCCAAGAAGAAATGACTGACTGGAGGTGACCTCAATAGCTTGATATCCTCACTCTCTTTTCCCTCCCCACCAACCACTTCTTCCCCTTGTGAAGACCCTGTGTAAACTCACCTGTGTTTTCCTTTCCTGATATAAACTCATATCACTAAACAAGTAAATTCCATATCTTCAGGCAACCAGAGtataattatttgatttaatatttaatatattcttaaATGAAGTGCTTGACAACTTTGCTTGAGACATAAGCAAAAAATACCTTAGTATAAGGTCAGTCATAAATAATCCAGTGGTAACATCCTTGGGATTCCTACTAGAAGGTaagttctatgaaggctgagaatgTGCCTATTTTATGCCCAATGCCTCCAAGTACTTGACCCATAGTAAGGTACTCAATAATTATTGATTGAATGCATGGTCCAAGCAAGAATTGAATTTGTAACATAGAAACAGTCATTCGTTCGATAAATAGATATTGGCTATATGCAATTCTGTGGAAATATTGGGAGAAATCATACATGGGACCAGTGTAGAAAAAAGTATGCAGATAAATGAATGACATTAGAAAAGtatcatgagaaaaacaaaatattatgaaattctGAAAAAGGGTTTTTTGTATTACTTCCTTTTGGTTCATCAGGAGTCAAATTTGTAAAGATTTAAAAAGCACTTTGATCAAAGCTATGATATCTTAGGTTAATAAAAACAGCAGTTTGAGGTCTGAGCATAGACTTTATATTAGACCAATCATCTGGGCTTTACTCTACATGCAAGGAAAGTAACAAGGGACATTAAGTTGGAAGAATAGAACTGTGGAAGACTGATGTGAGAAAGGCAAGGAAGGGCAAATGGATTGCGAGTATAGTGGGAGAAAAGCGGAGTTTAGGGAAAAAGCTGCAggtgggtcaggtgtggtggctcacgcctgtaatcccaacactatgggaggctgaagcaggaggattgcttgagcctagggatttgagaccaacttgggcaacatagggagattgtgtctctacacaaaataaaaaattagtggggcttggtggctcacacctgtggtcccagttactcaggaggctgaggtgaggatcacttgagcccaggaggcagaggttgcagtgagccatgatcataacactgcactccagcctaggagacagagcaagaccctgtctcccccacatacacacaaaaaagctgAAGGTGGAAGcctgaaatggaaaagaaagaggagatgaATGATTCTGTATCAAAGAGTCAACAGCATAATTAGATTTGTGGGGGGTAGGAGGTGGCAAAGAGAGAAGAATGCTTGAGGATTGTTCTACGTTTAGAGGCAGAAGGACTGAGAAGATGCTGG contains:
- the ZC2HC1B gene encoding zinc finger C2HC domain-containing protein 1B isoform X2, with protein sequence MAGAEPFLADGNQELFPCEVCGRRFAADVLERHGPICKKLFNRKRKPFNSLKQRLQCTDIPTVKKTPQSKSPPVRKSNWRQQHEDFINTIRSAKQCTLAIKEGRPLPPPPPPSLNPDYIQCPYCMRRFNETAAERHINFCKDQSSRRVFNPAQTAAKLTSRAQMEEDLELVQLAYIGELWKKK